From Triticum urartu cultivar G1812 chromosome 2, Tu2.1, whole genome shotgun sequence, a single genomic window includes:
- the LOC125536290 gene encoding F-box only protein 13-like, translating into MAAAVASSGGRKRKCEELSAPELGQLHEDMLERVLARLPPASFFRLRGVCRRWREAAGSPAFLAACARVPARDPWFLMLSDQQEEEEPRPPCPAVAFDAAEKTWAQCRAAPGPVPVAAAGGLVLYRAPETGALTVANPLSGVSRALPPPPPAATDALYAVAMYGSPYRVVLILGELPHLSMAVFDSSKNAWEDAVPLSRKTEASPADTRAPHDDDDIDEDMDGDGDGAVYYLSKSGDVMVSSTQRSASRQYSSAVTCRSDGGEAVAYFLSHSGAVVACDLARRVFAELPRILPVHFEYSIDVVACGGRAYVVVLSEYLDTASLRLWEFSDGAWRHVAAMPPAMSHALYGKKADVNCVGHGGRVMVCVSSGDAGANGCFMCDVGNNAWEELPRCAGGDGEAMDFVAAFSFEPRMEAAV; encoded by the coding sequence atggcggcggcggtggcttcGAGCGGCGGTAGGAAGCGCAAGTGCGAGGAGCTGTCTGCGCCTGAGCTTGGGCAGCTCCACGAGGACATGCTCGAGCGCGTCCTCGCGCGCCTCCCGCCCGCCAGCTTCTTCCGCCTCCGCGGCGTGTGCCGGCGCTGGCGCGAGGCCGCGGGGTCGCCTGCCTTCCTCGCCGCCTGCGCGCGCGTCCCCGCCCGGGACCCCTGGTTCCTCATGCTGTCCGACcaacaggaggaggaggagccgcgCCCTCCCTGCCCCGCCGTCGCGTTCGACGCCGCCGAGAAGACCTGGGCGCAGTGCCGTGCCGCCCCTGGCCCCGTGCCGGTGGCCGCGGCGGGCGGGCTCGTGCTCTACCGCGCGCCTGAAACCGGCGCGCTCACCGTGGCCAACCCGCTCAGCGGCGTCTCCCGGGcgctcccgccgccgcctccggccgcaaCAGACGCGCTCTACGCCGTGGCCATGTACGGATCACCCTACCGCGTGGTCCTCATCCTGGGCGAGCTTCCGCACCTGTCCATGGCGGTGTTCGACTCCTCCAAGAACGCGTGGGAGGACGCCGTGCCTCTGTCGCGCAAGACAGAGGCCTCGCCCGCGGACACGCGAGCGCCGCACGACGACGACGACATTGACGAGGACAtggacggcgacggcgacggcgcggTCTATTACCTGAGCAAGTCCGGCGACGTGATGGTGTCGAGCACGCAGCGCAGCGCGTCGAGGCAGTACTCGTCGGCCGTGACGTGCCGCAGCGACGGCGGCGAGGCCGTGGCCTACTTCCTGAGCCACTCGGGCGCGGTGGTGGCGTGCGACCTGGCGCGCCGCGTGTTCGCCGAGCTCCCGCGGATCCTGCCGGTGCACTTCGAGTACTCGATCGACGTGGTGGCGTGCGGCGGCCGGGCCTACGTGGTGGTCCTCTCGGAGTACCTGGACACGGCGAGCCTGCGCCTCTGGGAGTTCTCGGACGGCGCGTGGCGGCATGTGGCCGCGATGCCCCCGGCCATGTCGCACGCCCTGTACGGCAAGAAGGCGGACGTGAACTGCGTGGGGCACGGCGGGCGCGTGATGGTGTGCGTGAGCTCCGGCGACGCGGGCGCCAACGGGTGCTTCATGTGCGACGTGGGGAACAACGCGTGGGAGGAGCTGCCGCGGTGcgccggcggcgacggcgaggccatggacttcgtggcCGCCTTCTCCTTCGAGCCGAGAATGGAGGCCGCCGTCTGA